The sequence below is a genomic window from Uranotaenia lowii strain MFRU-FL chromosome 2, ASM2978415v1, whole genome shotgun sequence.
GTTTCCGTAAGGCGTTCCCCAAGGAGCAGCCCGTCCATAGTTCCACGGATTGGCACCATAGGCATTTGCTCCATAAGGACCATAACCAGCCCCGTAAGCGGACACTCCGGCCCCATTCCAATCGTTCCATCCATTCCAACCGAGGGGACTGCCGTTGGGGCTGCCGAAGCCGTTGAAGATGTTCTGGTTCCAGATATCACCATTCCATCCATTGGCACCGGGCCATGAACCTGGGAATCCCGTGTACTGACCACAGACAGCAGCCAGAGCCATGGAGAAA
It includes:
- the LOC129741226 gene encoding sulfur globule protein CV1-like produces the protein MKVLVIFSMALAAVCGQYTGFPGSWPGANGWNGDIWNQNIFNGFGSPNGSPLGWNGWNDWNGAGVSAYGAGYGPYGANAYGANPWNYGRAAPWGTPYGNYGWNYNNYVRMPNALLAKREAKE